TCAAATCTTATTATTATTTACTTGTGCAATTTCATTTGCTCAAATAGTGCCACCAACCTACTCTTGGTCTAACAAAGCTGACTATGAAATTAACGGAGAAGTTACCTTTAAACCTGGTGATATGATTTCTGTTGAAATTACCTATACATTAGGTTCTACTGATGGAAATGCCGACACATTTAACTTTGTACTTATTTCATTACAAGATGAGGCGGAAGCTAACAAGGGCGCATTAGATTCTGGTTGGTCAAACACACCTGTAGAAGGGACAACAAGTAAATTTCCTGGCCCAGGAACAGGAGGAGTTACCACTGCAAGTATAACAATCCCAGAAAGTATTGCTTTATCTTCATCAACTACAGATTTAACTTATAGATTATTAAACTACATGGCTTATAACAAAGGTGGTGGTAGCGAAATAACCTATGGAGGACCTAATGCTGGTGACCCAACCATCGTATATATTAGAACCCAAGAAGAAATAAACTCTCTTTCTACAAAAAGCATTAACAAGTCAAAATTAACAACTGCTCACTACGATGCTAATAATGATGTTATTGTATTTGACAACAACATTAAAGGAGCTTTTAAAATCTATGATATTCTAGGAAGAACTGCTTCTGCAGGAAATATTGAAAACACCATAGATGTTTCTTCATTAATTTCTGGAATTTATATTCTAACAACAGAACAAGGAGTATTAAAATTTGTAAAATAAGCCATACCTAAGAAAAGATTATTTTATTATTAATACCACTCCCTATAAAAACCTCACTAAAATTAGTGAGGTTTTATTTGTTTAAACTTAATCTATAGAATCTTAATTAAGCTTGTAAATAAGTTTTATTTAAAATCTCAACAGAATTTTTACAATCCTAAAATTAAGACCTAGATTAAAATATTACTCACAAATCACATAGTATTAAAATCACAATAATATATACTGAATCTAAATAAGCTAACACTCTACATAACAGAAGATTAATATAAAATACTTTAAAGTATTCATTCTTAGATATTTTGTACTCATAAAAATAAGTACACTATTTTTATCACATCATCAGTATTTATACCTAAAAAAGAAAATATTCACAATAAAACAACAACATTCAATTAACAAAGTTATGTAACTACGAGTATAGTTTGTTATTCATTAATATTTACGTAATTTTGTCGCCTATATTTATTTAAAATATGATACAGAAACAAGGACTATACTTACCAGAATTTGAACATGAAAACTGTGGAGCAGGTTTTATTTGTAACCTTAAGGGTGAAAAAACCAACCAAATTATTCATGATGCATTAGAAATTTTAGTGAAATTAGAACACCGTGGAGGTGTTAGTGCTGACGGGAAAACCGGAGATGGTGCTGGATTATTAATTGACATCCCTCACGATTACTTTAAAAGAGTTTGTGATTTTGAAATTCCTGAACAACGTGAATACGCTGTCGGAATGGTATTCTTACCAAAGAACACCAATCAACACAAATTTTGTAAAGAAGTTTTTGAAAAAGAAATCACTAATCAAGGCTTAACCGTTTTAGGATGGAGAGAGGTTCCTGTAGATTCTTCTCAGTTAGGGGAAATTGCATTAGCATCTGAACCAAACATTGAGCAAATATTTGTTGCTCAAGGTGACTTAGAAGAAAATATTTTTAGAGCTAAATTATATGCTGCACGTAAAATTACGGAACATGCAATTCGTAACTCTAAAATGTCTGAAGCAAGCTATTTCTACTTGCCTTCTTTATCAAACACGACTCTTATCTATAAAGGTATTATTATGCCAGAAGATATCGGTCCTTACTATACAGATTTACAACAACCTGATTTAGTAACAAGATTAGCATTGGTACACCAACGTTTCTCTACCAACACAATGCCTGCATGGGAGTTGGCTCAACCATTTAGATTCTTATGTCAAAATGGGGAAATCAACACCTTAAGAGGTAACGTGTCAAGAATGCGTGTACGTGAAGAGATCATGAAATCTGATGTTTTCGATGCTGCAACAATGGAAAAATTATTCCCAATTATCTTACCAGGTAAGTCGGATTCTGCTTCTATGGATATGTCTGTTGAGTTATTAACTTTAACAGGACGTTCATTACCAGAAGTAATGATGATGACTATTCCTGAAGCTTGGGAAAAGCACGCAACTATGTCTGAAGACAGAAAGGCGTTTTATGAATACAACTCATGTATTATGGAGCCTTGGGATGGTCCTGCCTCAGTTCCTTTTACTGATGGTGACTATGTAGGTGCTTTATTAGACCGTAACGGTTTAAGACCTTCTCGTTATACTGTAACTAAGAGTGGAAAATTAATCATGTCATCTGAAGTTGGTGTGGTTGATATTGCTCCAGAAGATGTGGTAAGCCACGGACGTTTAGAGCCAGGTAAGATGTTCTTAGTAGATATGAACAAAGGTAGAATCATCGATGATGAGGAAATCAAAGACAAAATTTGTTCTGAGAGACCTTATAAAGAATGGTTAAACAAAAATAGCTTAAGATTAAAAGACGTTCCTAATGAAAATAAAGCTTGTCCTTTAGAAACATTAGACTTAAAAACTCGTCAAAGATTATACAACTATACTATTGAGGATATTCAAGAAGTAATTGTACCAATGGCACAAGAAGGTAAAGAAGCCTTAGGTTCTATGGGTATTGATACTCCTATTGCAGTTTTATCTGACAGACCTCAATTGTTACCAAACTACTTTAAGCAATTATTTGCTCAGGTAACCAACCCACCTTTGGATGGTATCCGTGAAGAAGTAGTAACAGACATTAGTTTAGCATTAGGTAATGACAAAAACATTTTTGATATTACTCCAGAGCAATGTCATAAATTAAGAATCCAAAACCCTGTAATCTCTAATAATGATTTAGAGAAAATCAGAAATATAAACATCGATGGTTTCAAAGCAGAAACTATTGAAATGTTATATACTAAGGTTAAAGGAATGAATGGTTTAGAAGATGGTTTAGAAGAAATCATCACTAAAATCTCTAAGGCAGTTGATAACGGAGTTAATATCATTATCTTATCTGATAGAGGTGCTTCTAAAGACAAAGCTCCAATTCCTGCTTTATTAGCTTGTTCTTATGTACACCATCAAATGAACCGTTTACGTAAGCGTTCTTATTTTGATATTGTAATAGAATCTGCTGAGCCACGTGAACCACATCATTTTGCTACTTTATTTGGATATGGTGCTTCTGCAATTAACCCTTACATGGTAAACGAAATTATCCGTTTACAGGTTAAAGAAGGATTTATCAAATTAGATGAGCAAAAAGCTGTAGATAACTTTAACAAAGCTATTGGTAAAGGAATCTTAAAAGTAATGAACAAAATTGGTATCTCTACATTACATTCTTATAGAGGTTCTCAAATTTTTGAAATTGTTGGTTTCAACTCAGAATTCGTTAACAAATACTTCCCTTACACTGCTTCAA
Above is a genomic segment from Wenyingzhuangia fucanilytica containing:
- a CDS encoding T9SS type A sorting domain-containing protein, whose amino-acid sequence is MKKITQILLLFTCAISFAQIVPPTYSWSNKADYEINGEVTFKPGDMISVEITYTLGSTDGNADTFNFVLISLQDEAEANKGALDSGWSNTPVEGTTSKFPGPGTGGVTTASITIPESIALSSSTTDLTYRLLNYMAYNKGGGSEITYGGPNAGDPTIVYIRTQEEINSLSTKSINKSKLTTAHYDANNDVIVFDNNIKGAFKIYDILGRTASAGNIENTIDVSSLISGIYILTTEQGVLKFVK
- the gltB gene encoding glutamate synthase large subunit — its product is MIQKQGLYLPEFEHENCGAGFICNLKGEKTNQIIHDALEILVKLEHRGGVSADGKTGDGAGLLIDIPHDYFKRVCDFEIPEQREYAVGMVFLPKNTNQHKFCKEVFEKEITNQGLTVLGWREVPVDSSQLGEIALASEPNIEQIFVAQGDLEENIFRAKLYAARKITEHAIRNSKMSEASYFYLPSLSNTTLIYKGIIMPEDIGPYYTDLQQPDLVTRLALVHQRFSTNTMPAWELAQPFRFLCQNGEINTLRGNVSRMRVREEIMKSDVFDAATMEKLFPIILPGKSDSASMDMSVELLTLTGRSLPEVMMMTIPEAWEKHATMSEDRKAFYEYNSCIMEPWDGPASVPFTDGDYVGALLDRNGLRPSRYTVTKSGKLIMSSEVGVVDIAPEDVVSHGRLEPGKMFLVDMNKGRIIDDEEIKDKICSERPYKEWLNKNSLRLKDVPNENKACPLETLDLKTRQRLYNYTIEDIQEVIVPMAQEGKEALGSMGIDTPIAVLSDRPQLLPNYFKQLFAQVTNPPLDGIREEVVTDISLALGNDKNIFDITPEQCHKLRIQNPVISNNDLEKIRNINIDGFKAETIEMLYTKVKGMNGLEDGLEEIITKISKAVDNGVNIIILSDRGASKDKAPIPALLACSYVHHQMNRLRKRSYFDIVIESAEPREPHHFATLFGYGASAINPYMVNEIIRLQVKEGFIKLDEQKAVDNFNKAIGKGILKVMNKIGISTLHSYRGSQIFEIVGFNSEFVNKYFPYTASRIEGIGLYEIEKEINERYKYAYPDTYIDKRLGLNIGGDYRWRRNGERHIFNPTTVAKLQQAVRLNDQASYDVYKTAINEQAKNLLTIRGLFEFNNFDPIPLDEVEPWTEIVKRFKTGAMSYGSISREAHENLAIAMNRLGAKSNSGEGGEDRRRFQPDANGDNKNSAIKQVASGRFGVTSHYLSSAKEIQIKMAQGAKPGEGGQLPGTKVLPWIADARNSTPFVGLISPPPHHDIYSIEDLAQLIYDLKNANREARINVKLVSEVGVGTIAAGVAKAKADVVLISGYDGGTGASPLTSLKHAGLPWELGLAEAQQTLVLNNLRSRIVVECDGQLKTGRDVAIAALLGAEEFGFATAPLVASGCIMMRKCHLNTCPVGIATQDKELRKNFKGTPEHVINFFYYVANELREIMAQLGFRTMDEMVGQTQKINANNAIEHYKAKGLDLSAILHQPAGYSNLPVKNSEPQDHNLDNVIDFTILKDAHAAIFRKEVTNLSYPIHNTDRSVGAIVSNEISKIYGHLGLPEDTLNLNFTGSAGQSLGVFGAHGITYTVEGNTNDYLGKGLSGGKIIVKKPANADFVAEDNIIVGNVCLFGAVQGQAFINGIAGERFAVRNSGATAVVEGVGDHGCEYMTGGRIVVLGKTGRNFAAGMSGGYAFVLDEEGKFTNGLCNEETIDFDPITAEDAAELKGLIEKHVAYTDSNRGKQILANWDNYLAKFVKVMPKEYKVALERIANEEPMFEELTVS